The sequence below is a genomic window from Granulicatella elegans.
TTATTAAAAAATCAAAAATAAAGAACGTTAAATATTTTAAAGAATTAGTAAGTTTTGCCTCTAATCATAATGTGAAAATTGCAGTTGAGAATATGTGGGATTTGCATATTGCTCCAAAAAGATTGTATTGTACATCAATTGAAGAGTTGATTGACTTAGTAGATTCAGTTAATGGATTAGGCATTTGTTTTGACGTGGAACATGCAGCTATTATGGAAATGAATCAAATTGAATGTATGAAATTAATAGGGAATCGTTTGAAAGTTTTACATGTTTCTGATTATTTAAATGTTAAAGATATCCATCTACTACCATACATGGGCAAGACTAATTGGAAGGAAATAATGGAAGGATTAAGAATTGTAAACTACGATGGTTTATTTAATTTTGAAATCCATCGTTATCTAGTCAATATCCCAGAAGACTTATATTTACTATCATTGAAGTATAGTTTTGAAATAGGGGAAAAATTACTTCGTATTACTGAAGAGATGAGACAAAATGAATAAATTAGATATTCAAACAATAAAGAAATTCCCCAAAATTGAATTACATTGTCATTTAGATGGATCAGTGAGTGGGTTGCAAGTGTATGAAAATTTAAAATTATTAGGAATCAATGAAACAAAAGATGAAATTTTAAGTAAGATAATAGCTCCTGAAATTTGTAAAGATTTAAGTGAATATTTAAGTTGTTTTGAATGGCTTACCAAATGTTTAAAAAATCCCACTTTAATTTTTCTAGCTATTGATGATATTTGTCGACAAGCTACTGCAGAAAATGTATTTTATTTGGAATTAAGATTTTCTCCATACC
It includes:
- a CDS encoding sugar phosphate isomerase/epimerase family protein; the encoded protein is MIGAEILGVEWLVVHPSTDFSGADIIKKSKIKNVKYFKELVSFASNHNVKIAVENMWDLHIAPKRLYCTSIEELIDLVDSVNGLGICFDVEHAAIMEMNQIECMKLIGNRLKVLHVSDYLNVKDIHLLPYMGKTNWKEIMEGLRIVNYDGLFNFEIHRYLVNIPEDLYLLSLKYSFEIGEKLLRITEEMRQNE